One part of the Salmo salar chromosome ssa10, Ssal_v3.1, whole genome shotgun sequence genome encodes these proteins:
- the soat1 gene encoding sterol O-acyltransferase 1 isoform X2, which translates to MKIESNRLTRGFLPYIFKTRLSDGLFSYRMESGDDSVLRSRSALPKMPTISDLDGMGGEGSNGEIHSNGKMEVERLISKKLQLKRKAEHLKSDLMRQFDSQVLEFMDSLIEESASLEPAPVPAVFSPPLSDKERSKLRHLQGSSQGQGKQFVVRRSLLDELFEVNHIRTIYHMFIALLILFILSTLVVDFIDEGRLVLDFDLLVYVFGQFPLVVITWICMFLSVLVVPYSLFHTWASHYHESSHGTLWSLLLGSLFLLYQGLGLGFLPTFVVVKNSFPPASCFIIILEQVRLMMKAHSYIRENVPKVLALAKDKSSSSPVSPLIPQLSHYIYFLFAPTLIYRDKYPRNPIIRWSYVASKLLQVLGCLFYAYYVFVRLCIPQFRSISQQLFDLRAMVLCVFNSILPGVLVLFLAFFAFLHCWLNAFAEMLRFADRMFYKDWWNSTSFANYYRTWNVVVHDWLYYYVYCDFLWMSKKRFRAAGMLLVFTMSAVVHEYILAICFGFFYPVLFCLFMCFGMMFNFILHDRRKGPIWNVIMWTALFLGQGVIICLYSQEWYAQRYCPLQEPSFLELLKPRSWSCHLQTNPAVDS; encoded by the exons atgaaaattgAAAGTAACAGATTAACACGGGGATTCTTACCATACATTTTCAAGACACGGCTCAGTGACGG GTTGTTCTCTTACAGGATGGAGAGTGGGGATGACAGTGTCCTGCGCTCCCGCAGCGCTTTACCTAAGATGCCCACCATTTCAGACCTGGATGGTATGGGTGGAGAGGGCAGCAATGGAGAGATCCACAGTAATG GAAAAATGGAAGTGGAGCGACTCATCAGCAAGAAACTCCAACTGAAGAGGAAAGCAGAG CACTTGAAGTCTGACCTGATGAGGCAGTTTGACTCTCAGGTGTTGGAGTTCATGGACAGTCTGATAGAGGAATCAGCCAGCCTGGAGCCTGCTCCTGTCCCTGctgtcttctcccctcctctgtccGATAAAGAGAGGAGTAAGCTCAG GCATCTCCAAGGGTCATCCCAGGGCCAAGGCAAACAGTTTGTGGTCCGGAGGTCCTTGTTAGA TGAGCTGTTTGAAGTGAACCACATCCGGACCATCTACCACATGTTCATTGCCCTGCTGATCCTCTTCATCCTCAGTACCCTGGTGGTTGACTTCATCGATGAAGGCAG atTGGTGCTTGACTTTGATCTGCTGGTCTATGTATTTGGACAGTTCCCCCTAGTGGTGATTACCTGGATCTGCATGTTCCTTTCAGTGCTGGTGGTGCCCTACAGCCTGTTCCACACCTGGGCCTCTCACTACCATGAGTCCAGCCACGGGACCCTGTGGTCTCTTCTACTGGGCTCTCTCTTCCTGCTCTACCAGGGCCTGGGCCTAGGCTTCCTGCCTACCTTTGTGGTGGTGAAGAACAGCTTTCCCCCTGCATCCTGCTTCATCATCATCCTGGAACAG GTGCGCCTGATGATGAAGGCACACTCCTATATCAGGGAGAATGTCCCCAAAGTTCTGGCTTTGGCAAAAGACAAATCCA gctcctccccagtctctccacTCATCCCACAGCTGAGCCACTATATCTACTTCCTCTTTGCTCCCACCCTTATTTACAGAGATAAATATCCCAG GAATCCCATCATCAGGTGGAGTTATGTGGCCTCTAAGTTATTACAG gtTCTAGGATGTCTCTTCTATGCCTACTATGTGTTTGTGCGCCTCTGCATCCCACAGTTCCGCAGCATCAGCCAGCAACTGTTTGACCTGCGGGccatggtcctgtgtgtgttcAACTCTATCCTGCCTG GAGTTCTGGTTCTCTtcttggccttttttgccttcctgCACTGCTGGCTCAATGCCTTTGCTGAGATGCTGCGGTTTGCTGACAGGATGTTTTACAAG GATTGGTGGAACTCCACAtcctttgccaattactaccgcaCCTGGAACGTGGTGGTACACGACTGGCTGTATTACTATGTCTACTGTGACTTCCTGTGG ATGTCGAAGAAGAGATTTCGGGCGGCAGGCATGTTATTGGTCTTCACTATGTCTGCAGTAGTGCACGAGTACATCTTGGCGATCTGCTTCGGCTTCTTCTACCCAGTCCTCTTCTGCCTCTTCATGTGCTTCGGAA TGATGTTTAACTTCATTCTTCATGACCGGAGAAAAGGCCCAATTTGGAACGTGATCATGTGGACTGCTCTGTTCCTCGGTCAGGGGGTCATCATCTGCCTCTACTCCCAGGAGTGGTATGCACAGCGCTACTGCCCCCTTCAGGAG CCCTCTTTCCTAGAGCTGCTGAAGCCGCGTTCCTGGAGCTGTCACCTCCAGACCAACCCAGCAGTCGACTCTTGA
- the soat1 gene encoding sterol O-acyltransferase 1 isoform X1, translating to MKIESNRLTRGFLPYIFKTRLSDGLFSYRMESGDDSVLRSRSALPKMPTISDLDGMGGEGSNGEIHSNGKMEVERLISKKLQLKRKAEHLKSDLMRQFDSQVLEFMDSLIEESASLEPAPVPAVFSPPLSDKERSKLRHLQGSSQGQGKQFVVRRSLLDELFEVNHIRTIYHMFIALLILFILSTLVVDFIDEGRLVLDFDLLVYVFGQFPLVVITWICMFLSVLVVPYSLFHTWASHYHESSHGTLWSLLLGSLFLLYQGLGLGFLPTFVVVKNSFPPASCFIIILEQVRLMMKAHSYIRENVPKVLALAKDKSSSSPVSPLIPQLSHYIYFLFAPTLIYRDKYPRNPIIRWSYVASKLLQVLGCLFYAYYVFVRLCIPQFRSISQQLFDLRAMVLCVFNSILPGVLVLFLAFFAFLHCWLNAFAEMLRFADRMFYKDWWNSTSFANYYRTWNVVVHDWLYYYVYCDFLWMSKKRFRAAGMLLVFTMSAVVHEYILAICFGFFYPVLFCLFMCFGMMFNFILHDRRKGPIWNVIMWTALFLGQGVIICLYSQEWYAQRYCPLQEPSFLELLKPRSWSCHLQTNPAVDS from the exons atgaaaattgAAAGTAACAGATTAACACGGGGGTTCTTACCATACATTTTCAAGACACGGCTCAGTGACGG GTTGTTCTCTTACAGGATGGAGAGTGGGGATGACAGTGTCCTGCGCTCCCGCAGCGCTTTACCTAAGATGCCCACCATTTCAGACCTGGATGGTATGGGTGGAGAGGGCAGCAATGGAGAGATCCACAGTAATG GAAAAATGGAAGTGGAGCGACTCATCAGCAAGAAACTCCAACTGAAGAGGAAAGCAGAG CACTTGAAGTCTGACCTGATGAGGCAGTTTGACTCTCAGGTGTTGGAGTTCATGGACAGTCTGATAGAGGAATCAGCCAGCCTGGAGCCTGCTCCTGTCCCTGctgtcttctcccctcctctgtccGATAAAGAGAGGAGTAAGCTCAG GCATCTCCAAGGGTCATCCCAGGGCCAAGGCAAACAGTTTGTGGTCCGGAGGTCCTTGTTAGA TGAGCTGTTTGAAGTGAACCACATCCGGACCATCTACCACATGTTCATTGCCCTGCTGATCCTCTTCATCCTCAGTACCCTGGTGGTTGACTTCATCGATGAAGGCAG atTGGTGCTTGACTTTGATCTGCTGGTCTATGTATTTGGACAGTTCCCCCTAGTGGTGATTACCTGGATCTGCATGTTCCTTTCAGTGCTGGTGGTGCCCTACAGCCTGTTCCACACCTGGGCCTCTCACTACCATGAGTCCAGCCACGGGACCCTGTGGTCTCTTCTACTGGGCTCTCTCTTCCTGCTCTACCAGGGCCTGGGCCTAGGCTTCCTGCCTACCTTTGTGGTGGTGAAGAACAGCTTTCCCCCTGCATCCTGCTTCATCATCATCCTGGAACAG GTGCGCCTGATGATGAAGGCACACTCCTATATCAGGGAGAATGTCCCCAAAGTTCTGGCTTTGGCAAAAGACAAATCCA gctcctccccagtctctccacTCATCCCACAGCTGAGCCACTATATCTACTTCCTCTTTGCTCCCACCCTTATTTACAGAGATAAATATCCCAG GAATCCCATCATCAGGTGGAGTTATGTGGCCTCTAAGTTATTACAG gtTCTAGGATGTCTCTTCTATGCCTACTATGTGTTTGTGCGCCTCTGCATCCCACAGTTCCGCAGCATCAGCCAGCAACTGTTTGACCTGCGGGccatggtcctgtgtgtgttcAACTCTATCCTGCCTG GAGTTCTGGTTCTCTtcttggccttttttgccttcctgCACTGCTGGCTCAATGCCTTTGCTGAGATGCTGCGGTTTGCTGACAGGATGTTTTACAAG GATTGGTGGAACTCCACAtcctttgccaattactaccgcaCCTGGAACGTGGTGGTACACGACTGGCTGTATTACTATGTCTACTGTGACTTCCTGTGG ATGTCGAAGAAGAGATTTCGGGCGGCAGGCATGTTATTGGTCTTCACTATGTCTGCAGTAGTGCACGAGTACATCTTGGCGATCTGCTTCGGCTTCTTCTACCCAGTCCTCTTCTGCCTCTTCATGTGCTTCGGAA TGATGTTTAACTTCATTCTTCATGACCGGAGAAAAGGCCCAATTTGGAACGTGATCATGTGGACTGCTCTGTTCCTCGGTCAGGGGGTCATCATCTGCCTCTACTCCCAGGAGTGGTATGCACAGCGCTACTGCCCCCTTCAGGAG CCCTCTTTCCTAGAGCTGCTGAAGCCGCGTTCCTGGAGCTGTCACCTCCAGACCAACCCAGCAGTCGACTCTTGA
- the soat1 gene encoding sterol O-acyltransferase 1 isoform X3, whose amino-acid sequence MKIESNRLTRGFLPYIFKTRLSDGMESGDDSVLRSRSALPKMPTISDLDGMGGEGSNGEIHSNGKMEVERLISKKLQLKRKAEHLKSDLMRQFDSQVLEFMDSLIEESASLEPAPVPAVFSPPLSDKERSKLRHLQGSSQGQGKQFVVRRSLLDELFEVNHIRTIYHMFIALLILFILSTLVVDFIDEGRLVLDFDLLVYVFGQFPLVVITWICMFLSVLVVPYSLFHTWASHYHESSHGTLWSLLLGSLFLLYQGLGLGFLPTFVVVKNSFPPASCFIIILEQVRLMMKAHSYIRENVPKVLALAKDKSSSSPVSPLIPQLSHYIYFLFAPTLIYRDKYPRNPIIRWSYVASKLLQVLGCLFYAYYVFVRLCIPQFRSISQQLFDLRAMVLCVFNSILPGVLVLFLAFFAFLHCWLNAFAEMLRFADRMFYKDWWNSTSFANYYRTWNVVVHDWLYYYVYCDFLWMSKKRFRAAGMLLVFTMSAVVHEYILAICFGFFYPVLFCLFMCFGMMFNFILHDRRKGPIWNVIMWTALFLGQGVIICLYSQEWYAQRYCPLQEPSFLELLKPRSWSCHLQTNPAVDS is encoded by the exons atgaaaattgAAAGTAACAGATTAACACGGGGGTTCTTACCATACATTTTCAAGACACGGCTCAGTGACGG GATGGAGAGTGGGGATGACAGTGTCCTGCGCTCCCGCAGCGCTTTACCTAAGATGCCCACCATTTCAGACCTGGATGGTATGGGTGGAGAGGGCAGCAATGGAGAGATCCACAGTAATG GAAAAATGGAAGTGGAGCGACTCATCAGCAAGAAACTCCAACTGAAGAGGAAAGCAGAG CACTTGAAGTCTGACCTGATGAGGCAGTTTGACTCTCAGGTGTTGGAGTTCATGGACAGTCTGATAGAGGAATCAGCCAGCCTGGAGCCTGCTCCTGTCCCTGctgtcttctcccctcctctgtccGATAAAGAGAGGAGTAAGCTCAG GCATCTCCAAGGGTCATCCCAGGGCCAAGGCAAACAGTTTGTGGTCCGGAGGTCCTTGTTAGA TGAGCTGTTTGAAGTGAACCACATCCGGACCATCTACCACATGTTCATTGCCCTGCTGATCCTCTTCATCCTCAGTACCCTGGTGGTTGACTTCATCGATGAAGGCAG atTGGTGCTTGACTTTGATCTGCTGGTCTATGTATTTGGACAGTTCCCCCTAGTGGTGATTACCTGGATCTGCATGTTCCTTTCAGTGCTGGTGGTGCCCTACAGCCTGTTCCACACCTGGGCCTCTCACTACCATGAGTCCAGCCACGGGACCCTGTGGTCTCTTCTACTGGGCTCTCTCTTCCTGCTCTACCAGGGCCTGGGCCTAGGCTTCCTGCCTACCTTTGTGGTGGTGAAGAACAGCTTTCCCCCTGCATCCTGCTTCATCATCATCCTGGAACAG GTGCGCCTGATGATGAAGGCACACTCCTATATCAGGGAGAATGTCCCCAAAGTTCTGGCTTTGGCAAAAGACAAATCCA gctcctccccagtctctccacTCATCCCACAGCTGAGCCACTATATCTACTTCCTCTTTGCTCCCACCCTTATTTACAGAGATAAATATCCCAG GAATCCCATCATCAGGTGGAGTTATGTGGCCTCTAAGTTATTACAG gtTCTAGGATGTCTCTTCTATGCCTACTATGTGTTTGTGCGCCTCTGCATCCCACAGTTCCGCAGCATCAGCCAGCAACTGTTTGACCTGCGGGccatggtcctgtgtgtgttcAACTCTATCCTGCCTG GAGTTCTGGTTCTCTtcttggccttttttgccttcctgCACTGCTGGCTCAATGCCTTTGCTGAGATGCTGCGGTTTGCTGACAGGATGTTTTACAAG GATTGGTGGAACTCCACAtcctttgccaattactaccgcaCCTGGAACGTGGTGGTACACGACTGGCTGTATTACTATGTCTACTGTGACTTCCTGTGG ATGTCGAAGAAGAGATTTCGGGCGGCAGGCATGTTATTGGTCTTCACTATGTCTGCAGTAGTGCACGAGTACATCTTGGCGATCTGCTTCGGCTTCTTCTACCCAGTCCTCTTCTGCCTCTTCATGTGCTTCGGAA TGATGTTTAACTTCATTCTTCATGACCGGAGAAAAGGCCCAATTTGGAACGTGATCATGTGGACTGCTCTGTTCCTCGGTCAGGGGGTCATCATCTGCCTCTACTCCCAGGAGTGGTATGCACAGCGCTACTGCCCCCTTCAGGAG CCCTCTTTCCTAGAGCTGCTGAAGCCGCGTTCCTGGAGCTGTCACCTCCAGACCAACCCAGCAGTCGACTCTTGA
- the soat1 gene encoding sterol O-acyltransferase 1 isoform X4 → MKIESNRLTRGFLPYIFKTRLSDGMESGDDSVLRSRSALPKMPTISDLDGMGGEGSNGEIHSNGKMEVERLISKKLQLKRKAEHLKSDLMRQFDSQVLEFMDSLIEESASLEPAPVPAVFSPPLSDKERSKLRHLQGSSQGQGKQFVVRRSLLDELFEVNHIRTIYHMFIALLILFILSTLVVDFIDEGRLVLDFDLLVYVFGQFPLVVITWICMFLSVLVVPYSLFHTWASHYHESSHGTLWSLLLGSLFLLYQGLGLGFLPTFVVVKNSFPPASCFIIILEQVRLMMKAHSYIRENVPKVLALAKDKSSSSPVSPLIPQLSHYIYFLFAPTLIYRDKYPRNPIIRWSYVASKLLQVLGCLFYAYYVFVRLCIPQFRSISQQLFDLRAMVLCVFNSILPGVLVLFLAFFAFLHCWLNAFAEMLRFADRMFYKDWWNSTSFANYYRTWNVVVHDWLYYYVYCDFLWMSKKRFRAAGMLLVFTMSAVVHEYILAICFGFFYPVLFCLFMCFGMMFNFILHDRRKGPIWNVIMWTALFLGQGVIICLYSQEWYAQRYCPLQEPSFLELLKPRSWSCHLQTNPAVDS, encoded by the exons atgaaaattgAAAGTAACAGATTAACACGGGGATTCTTACCATACATTTTCAAGACACGGCTCAGTGACGG GATGGAGAGTGGGGATGACAGTGTCCTGCGCTCCCGCAGCGCTTTACCTAAGATGCCCACCATTTCAGACCTGGATGGTATGGGTGGAGAGGGCAGCAATGGAGAGATCCACAGTAATG GAAAAATGGAAGTGGAGCGACTCATCAGCAAGAAACTCCAACTGAAGAGGAAAGCAGAG CACTTGAAGTCTGACCTGATGAGGCAGTTTGACTCTCAGGTGTTGGAGTTCATGGACAGTCTGATAGAGGAATCAGCCAGCCTGGAGCCTGCTCCTGTCCCTGctgtcttctcccctcctctgtccGATAAAGAGAGGAGTAAGCTCAG GCATCTCCAAGGGTCATCCCAGGGCCAAGGCAAACAGTTTGTGGTCCGGAGGTCCTTGTTAGA TGAGCTGTTTGAAGTGAACCACATCCGGACCATCTACCACATGTTCATTGCCCTGCTGATCCTCTTCATCCTCAGTACCCTGGTGGTTGACTTCATCGATGAAGGCAG atTGGTGCTTGACTTTGATCTGCTGGTCTATGTATTTGGACAGTTCCCCCTAGTGGTGATTACCTGGATCTGCATGTTCCTTTCAGTGCTGGTGGTGCCCTACAGCCTGTTCCACACCTGGGCCTCTCACTACCATGAGTCCAGCCACGGGACCCTGTGGTCTCTTCTACTGGGCTCTCTCTTCCTGCTCTACCAGGGCCTGGGCCTAGGCTTCCTGCCTACCTTTGTGGTGGTGAAGAACAGCTTTCCCCCTGCATCCTGCTTCATCATCATCCTGGAACAG GTGCGCCTGATGATGAAGGCACACTCCTATATCAGGGAGAATGTCCCCAAAGTTCTGGCTTTGGCAAAAGACAAATCCA gctcctccccagtctctccacTCATCCCACAGCTGAGCCACTATATCTACTTCCTCTTTGCTCCCACCCTTATTTACAGAGATAAATATCCCAG GAATCCCATCATCAGGTGGAGTTATGTGGCCTCTAAGTTATTACAG gtTCTAGGATGTCTCTTCTATGCCTACTATGTGTTTGTGCGCCTCTGCATCCCACAGTTCCGCAGCATCAGCCAGCAACTGTTTGACCTGCGGGccatggtcctgtgtgtgttcAACTCTATCCTGCCTG GAGTTCTGGTTCTCTtcttggccttttttgccttcctgCACTGCTGGCTCAATGCCTTTGCTGAGATGCTGCGGTTTGCTGACAGGATGTTTTACAAG GATTGGTGGAACTCCACAtcctttgccaattactaccgcaCCTGGAACGTGGTGGTACACGACTGGCTGTATTACTATGTCTACTGTGACTTCCTGTGG ATGTCGAAGAAGAGATTTCGGGCGGCAGGCATGTTATTGGTCTTCACTATGTCTGCAGTAGTGCACGAGTACATCTTGGCGATCTGCTTCGGCTTCTTCTACCCAGTCCTCTTCTGCCTCTTCATGTGCTTCGGAA TGATGTTTAACTTCATTCTTCATGACCGGAGAAAAGGCCCAATTTGGAACGTGATCATGTGGACTGCTCTGTTCCTCGGTCAGGGGGTCATCATCTGCCTCTACTCCCAGGAGTGGTATGCACAGCGCTACTGCCCCCTTCAGGAG CCCTCTTTCCTAGAGCTGCTGAAGCCGCGTTCCTGGAGCTGTCACCTCCAGACCAACCCAGCAGTCGACTCTTGA
- the soat1 gene encoding sterol O-acyltransferase 1 isoform X5: MEVERLISKKLQLKRKAEHLKSDLMRQFDSQVLEFMDSLIEESASLEPAPVPAVFSPPLSDKERSKLRHLQGSSQGQGKQFVVRRSLLDELFEVNHIRTIYHMFIALLILFILSTLVVDFIDEGRLVLDFDLLVYVFGQFPLVVITWICMFLSVLVVPYSLFHTWASHYHESSHGTLWSLLLGSLFLLYQGLGLGFLPTFVVVKNSFPPASCFIIILEQVRLMMKAHSYIRENVPKVLALAKDKSSSSPVSPLIPQLSHYIYFLFAPTLIYRDKYPRNPIIRWSYVASKLLQVLGCLFYAYYVFVRLCIPQFRSISQQLFDLRAMVLCVFNSILPGVLVLFLAFFAFLHCWLNAFAEMLRFADRMFYKDWWNSTSFANYYRTWNVVVHDWLYYYVYCDFLWMSKKRFRAAGMLLVFTMSAVVHEYILAICFGFFYPVLFCLFMCFGMMFNFILHDRRKGPIWNVIMWTALFLGQGVIICLYSQEWYAQRYCPLQEPSFLELLKPRSWSCHLQTNPAVDS; this comes from the exons ATGGAAGTGGAGCGACTCATCAGCAAGAAACTCCAACTGAAGAGGAAAGCAGAG CACTTGAAGTCTGACCTGATGAGGCAGTTTGACTCTCAGGTGTTGGAGTTCATGGACAGTCTGATAGAGGAATCAGCCAGCCTGGAGCCTGCTCCTGTCCCTGctgtcttctcccctcctctgtccGATAAAGAGAGGAGTAAGCTCAG GCATCTCCAAGGGTCATCCCAGGGCCAAGGCAAACAGTTTGTGGTCCGGAGGTCCTTGTTAGA TGAGCTGTTTGAAGTGAACCACATCCGGACCATCTACCACATGTTCATTGCCCTGCTGATCCTCTTCATCCTCAGTACCCTGGTGGTTGACTTCATCGATGAAGGCAG atTGGTGCTTGACTTTGATCTGCTGGTCTATGTATTTGGACAGTTCCCCCTAGTGGTGATTACCTGGATCTGCATGTTCCTTTCAGTGCTGGTGGTGCCCTACAGCCTGTTCCACACCTGGGCCTCTCACTACCATGAGTCCAGCCACGGGACCCTGTGGTCTCTTCTACTGGGCTCTCTCTTCCTGCTCTACCAGGGCCTGGGCCTAGGCTTCCTGCCTACCTTTGTGGTGGTGAAGAACAGCTTTCCCCCTGCATCCTGCTTCATCATCATCCTGGAACAG GTGCGCCTGATGATGAAGGCACACTCCTATATCAGGGAGAATGTCCCCAAAGTTCTGGCTTTGGCAAAAGACAAATCCA gctcctccccagtctctccacTCATCCCACAGCTGAGCCACTATATCTACTTCCTCTTTGCTCCCACCCTTATTTACAGAGATAAATATCCCAG GAATCCCATCATCAGGTGGAGTTATGTGGCCTCTAAGTTATTACAG gtTCTAGGATGTCTCTTCTATGCCTACTATGTGTTTGTGCGCCTCTGCATCCCACAGTTCCGCAGCATCAGCCAGCAACTGTTTGACCTGCGGGccatggtcctgtgtgtgttcAACTCTATCCTGCCTG GAGTTCTGGTTCTCTtcttggccttttttgccttcctgCACTGCTGGCTCAATGCCTTTGCTGAGATGCTGCGGTTTGCTGACAGGATGTTTTACAAG GATTGGTGGAACTCCACAtcctttgccaattactaccgcaCCTGGAACGTGGTGGTACACGACTGGCTGTATTACTATGTCTACTGTGACTTCCTGTGG ATGTCGAAGAAGAGATTTCGGGCGGCAGGCATGTTATTGGTCTTCACTATGTCTGCAGTAGTGCACGAGTACATCTTGGCGATCTGCTTCGGCTTCTTCTACCCAGTCCTCTTCTGCCTCTTCATGTGCTTCGGAA TGATGTTTAACTTCATTCTTCATGACCGGAGAAAAGGCCCAATTTGGAACGTGATCATGTGGACTGCTCTGTTCCTCGGTCAGGGGGTCATCATCTGCCTCTACTCCCAGGAGTGGTATGCACAGCGCTACTGCCCCCTTCAGGAG CCCTCTTTCCTAGAGCTGCTGAAGCCGCGTTCCTGGAGCTGTCACCTCCAGACCAACCCAGCAGTCGACTCTTGA